From Alienimonas californiensis, a single genomic window includes:
- a CDS encoding Rieske (2Fe-2S) protein, translating to MNYEDVCSVEEIPPNELRAFEVNGAFVAVAHLPGPNGDAAGGTFTAMEDSCPHAGAPLSDGHLEPGGCGEDGEPDVHGATVVCPLHAWRFDCRTGKWCDAPKGKVRVETYPVKIEAGRVLVHVPD from the coding sequence TTGAACTACGAAGACGTCTGCTCCGTCGAGGAGATCCCGCCGAACGAACTCCGCGCCTTCGAGGTGAACGGGGCCTTCGTCGCCGTCGCCCACCTCCCCGGGCCGAACGGCGACGCGGCCGGCGGGACGTTCACGGCGATGGAGGACAGTTGTCCGCACGCCGGGGCGCCGCTGTCGGACGGCCATCTCGAACCCGGCGGCTGCGGCGAGGACGGCGAACCGGACGTGCACGGGGCGACGGTCGTCTGCCCGCTACACGCCTGGCGGTTCGACTGCCGCACCGGCAAATGGTGCGACGCCCCCAAGGGCAAGGTCCGGGTGGAAACCTACCCGGTGAAGATCGAAGCCGGCCGCGTCCTGGTGCACGTCCCGGACTGA